From one Pedobacter faecalis genomic stretch:
- a CDS encoding GNAT family N-acetyltransferase → MKQIVAVSNKKQLTAFIDFPHELYKNDPNYVPELFIAQKDLLTTHPFHKHSSLQCFLLYNGDQIIGRIAAILNNSHNRVNQVNDGFFGFFDCINDQSAADLLLQTASNWLKEKGVTGLLMGPVNFSTNESCGLLVKGFDMPPVVMMPYNASYYPALLENTGLTKKVDLLAWRFTGENYDDRSVKLVDRLEERLKRNNIVIRKINMKNFKAEAAKLREVYNKAWDKNTGFVPLNDEEFDYQAKDLKLVLDPDFCLVAEKDGELVGFGAAIPDMNQIQINIKKGRLLPTGLFKLLFGKKKVKGIRILLLGVVDGYRKMGIEACIYAKIIQAYRRKGFEYAEASWTLEHNDMVNSAIEAIKGDPYKTYRIYEKQI, encoded by the coding sequence ATGAAGCAGATCGTTGCTGTAAGCAATAAAAAACAACTAACTGCTTTTATTGACTTTCCTCACGAATTGTATAAGAACGACCCGAACTACGTTCCGGAATTATTCATTGCACAGAAAGACTTACTGACCACCCACCCTTTTCACAAACATTCTTCACTGCAGTGTTTCCTGTTGTACAACGGGGATCAGATCATTGGCAGGATTGCGGCGATACTGAACAATAGTCACAATCGGGTAAACCAGGTAAATGATGGCTTTTTTGGGTTTTTTGATTGTATCAATGATCAGAGTGCCGCGGATTTGCTGTTGCAAACCGCTTCAAACTGGCTGAAAGAAAAGGGTGTAACCGGCTTACTGATGGGCCCTGTAAACTTCTCTACGAACGAGTCGTGCGGCTTATTGGTTAAGGGTTTTGACATGCCGCCTGTGGTTATGATGCCTTATAACGCTTCCTACTACCCCGCCCTTCTGGAAAACACTGGTCTGACGAAAAAGGTTGATTTGCTGGCCTGGCGCTTTACTGGCGAAAACTATGATGATCGTTCTGTGAAGCTGGTAGACCGCCTTGAAGAGCGCTTAAAGCGCAATAATATCGTGATCAGGAAGATCAATATGAAAAACTTCAAAGCTGAAGCTGCGAAGTTGCGCGAGGTATATAACAAGGCTTGGGATAAGAATACAGGATTTGTACCGCTAAACGATGAGGAATTTGACTATCAGGCCAAAGACCTTAAGCTGGTGCTCGACCCGGATTTTTGTCTGGTTGCCGAGAAAGATGGCGAACTGGTTGGCTTTGGGGCCGCAATACCAGATATGAACCAGATCCAGATCAACATTAAAAAGGGGCGCCTCCTTCCTACCGGCTTGTTTAAGCTGCTTTTCGGAAAGAAAAAGGTTAAGGGAATCAGGATCCTGCTGCTGGGTGTGGTCGACGGCTATCGGAAGATGGGTATCGAAGCCTGCATTTATGCGAAGATCATTCAGGCTTATCGCCGTAAGGGATTTGAATATGCCGAGGCCAGCTGGACGCTTGAGCACAATGACATGGTAAACAGTGCTATTGAAGCCATTAAAGGTGATCCTTACAAAACCTATCGCATCTACGAAAAACAGATATGA
- the spt gene encoding serine palmitoyltransferase — MRKKLQDRIAAFKDANAIKEKGLYPYFRAIESGQDTEVMINGKRVLMFGSNSYLGLTNHPKIKEAAKQAVDKYGTGCAGSRFLNGTLDIHIELERRLAAYVGKEAAVLFSTGFQVNLGVISCLLDRNDYLILDEYDHASIIDGSRLSFSRSIKYAHNDMDDLRKKLSRLPEDAAKLIVADGIFSMEGDLVNLPEIVKIADEFGANIMMDDAHSLGVIGLNGAGTASHFGLTDKVDLIMGTFSKSLASLGGFIAGNEETIEFVKHRARSLMFSASMPPAAVASVIAALDIIESEPERIDQLWANTNYAKKLLLDAGFDIGHTDSPIIPVYIRDNDKTFLITNILSNNGIFVNPVVSPAVPSDSSLIRFSLMATHTFAQIEEAVDKISAAAKQVQVKRSQVTI; from the coding sequence ATGCGCAAAAAATTACAAGATAGGATAGCAGCATTTAAAGATGCCAATGCGATCAAGGAAAAGGGTTTATACCCATATTTCCGTGCAATTGAATCGGGACAGGACACAGAAGTGATGATCAATGGGAAGCGGGTACTGATGTTTGGTTCTAACTCCTACCTTGGCCTTACCAACCACCCTAAAATAAAGGAAGCCGCCAAACAGGCGGTAGATAAATACGGCACCGGTTGTGCTGGTTCGCGGTTTTTGAATGGTACGCTGGATATACATATTGAACTGGAGCGCAGACTGGCAGCCTATGTAGGTAAAGAAGCTGCGGTACTTTTCAGTACCGGCTTTCAGGTTAACCTCGGTGTGATCTCCTGCTTGCTGGATCGTAATGACTATCTGATTCTTGATGAATACGACCATGCATCCATTATTGACGGAAGCAGGCTTTCTTTTTCGCGTTCCATCAAGTATGCGCATAATGACATGGACGATCTTCGCAAGAAGTTGAGCAGGCTTCCTGAAGACGCCGCAAAACTGATTGTTGCTGATGGGATTTTCAGTATGGAAGGTGACCTGGTCAATTTGCCTGAGATCGTGAAAATCGCCGATGAGTTTGGGGCAAATATTATGATGGATGATGCGCACAGTTTAGGCGTGATTGGCTTAAACGGTGCGGGAACGGCTTCGCATTTCGGGCTTACCGACAAGGTGGATCTGATCATGGGTACTTTCAGCAAATCGCTTGCTTCCCTCGGTGGGTTTATTGCCGGCAACGAGGAAACGATTGAGTTTGTGAAACACCGGGCGAGATCGCTGATGTTCAGCGCCAGCATGCCCCCTGCAGCAGTTGCGAGCGTTATAGCTGCATTGGATATCATAGAATCGGAACCGGAGCGCATCGACCAGCTTTGGGCAAACACGAACTACGCAAAGAAGCTTTTGCTTGACGCGGGTTTTGATATAGGCCATACAGACAGTCCGATAATCCCGGTATATATCCGCGATAACGATAAGACCTTCTTAATTACCAATATATTGAGCAATAATGGAATTTTTGTGAACCCGGTAGTATCTCCGGCAGTTCCTTCAGATTCGTCGCTGATCAGGTTCTCCCTGATGGCCACACATACCTTTGCTCAGATCGAGGAAGCGGTGGATAAAATATCAGCTGCCGCCAAGCAGGTTCAGGTTAAAAGATCGCAGGTAACTATATGA
- a CDS encoding NAD-dependent epimerase/dehydratase family protein: MSKKVLITGATGFVGYHLIAQALQAGLEVVAAVRPGTSRAHLKAFDISYVELNYASVADLRDTLEKYQFHYIIHAAGITKAKTREQYERVNAEFTRNLATAATEAKIPLEKFVFVSSLAALGPLADLSACISDEMTGQPVTQYGASKLKAEQYLSELPELPLIVIRPTAVYGPREKDIFILFKSIKQGIEPYIGSFQQQLSFIYVTDLAEIIIKSLFAEVRGRTYNISDGQFYDRYTLGRLIRKSLGKRTLRFHLPVSIVGALARIMDFLYRNRKDTPALNKEKMAELTAVNWYCDISRAKADLNFQPRYNLEKGIAETVAWYRENHWL, from the coding sequence ATGAGCAAAAAGGTGCTGATCACCGGTGCCACGGGCTTTGTTGGCTATCATCTGATTGCCCAGGCGCTGCAAGCCGGACTTGAAGTGGTAGCGGCAGTGCGACCGGGCACTTCCAGAGCGCACCTGAAAGCATTCGATATCAGTTATGTCGAGCTCAACTACGCATCGGTAGCCGACCTGCGGGATACGCTTGAGAAGTATCAGTTCCATTATATTATTCATGCGGCAGGAATCACCAAGGCAAAAACGCGGGAGCAGTATGAACGGGTAAACGCGGAATTTACGAGAAACCTTGCCACGGCTGCCACTGAAGCTAAGATTCCTCTGGAAAAGTTCGTGTTTGTGAGCAGTTTAGCCGCACTGGGCCCGCTCGCCGACTTATCTGCCTGCATAAGCGACGAGATGACGGGACAGCCGGTAACCCAGTATGGTGCGAGCAAGCTGAAGGCGGAGCAATACCTTTCCGAATTGCCGGAGCTTCCGCTTATTGTGATCAGGCCCACGGCAGTGTACGGGCCTCGTGAAAAAGATATTTTCATTCTGTTTAAAAGCATAAAACAGGGCATTGAACCTTATATAGGTTCCTTTCAGCAACAGCTTAGTTTTATTTACGTGACCGATCTGGCGGAGATTATTATAAAATCGCTTTTCGCTGAAGTGCGCGGACGTACGTATAATATTTCGGATGGTCAATTCTATGACCGCTATACGCTGGGCCGCTTGATCCGAAAATCACTTGGAAAGCGCACGCTCAGGTTTCATCTTCCGGTCTCAATTGTTGGTGCACTGGCTCGAATCATGGATTTCCTTTACCGGAACCGCAAGGATACTCCTGCCCTGAACAAAGAAAAGATGGCAGAGCTAACGGCGGTAAACTGGTACTGCGATATCAGTCGCGCTAAAGCCGATCTTAACTTCCAACCCAGGTATAATCTGGAAAAAGGAATAGCCGAAACCGTAGCATGGTATCGGGAAAATCACTGGTTGTAA
- the pbpC gene encoding penicillin-binding protein 1C, with the protein MGSGSKIAYWTSEALCVVLFLWFWFALPKQLFTSPTSYVVEAGRGELLSASIAADGQWRFPASEREVPEKYVRCLLAFEDKRFFSHPGVDMLAMGRAVRQNIKARAVVSGGSTITMQVIRLSRRQSRTMRQKLTEMILALRLELRHSKADILKLYAANAPFGSNVVGLDAAAWRYYGRPAERLSWGEMATLAVLPNSPSLVRPGRNAGLLVRKRNGLLDKLVESGVVDKATADLSKLEPIPGAPKALPQHAPHLLNRFKREYASLSKEGVGTTRITTTVDYDLQLKLNDLLKRYQNRYRSNGINNIAALVLNVKQGSVAAYVGNIFKPEDKELESHVDMISAARSPGSTLKPLLYACMLSDGFILPKTLIPDIPTQISGYSPQNYDLGYDGAIPADQALSRSLNIPAVKMLQTYRYQRFYDKLKQFGLSTLNRPPDHYGLSLILGGSEVTLWDLSAAYLGMARTLNHFNDHKGRYNPHDYDAPVYLKKAGDKVFARDKRLKDEETSLSSVTDFGSIWNTFNAMEEVMRPGEEGLWEQFSSSRRLAWKTGTSFGFRDAWAIGLTPDHLVCIWVGNADGEGRPGLTGIDVAAPVLFDVFRQLPAGPWFKMPKHMMKTYTACKQSGYKAGEYCTDRMQMHGSPAGEKTGLCPYHKLVHLDRTGRHRVTDACEQPGIMLRRPWFILPPAMAYYYKSKHSDYTEPPALMPGCEDESSQQMMEMIYPKNNAMVYIPVELDGSPGKLVLDATHRYTSAEIHWHIDEEYVGTTQHRHQLALQPKPGRHTLTLVDNNGLRLVQIFTVLNKAL; encoded by the coding sequence ATGGGTTCAGGTAGTAAAATAGCCTACTGGACAAGCGAGGCCTTATGCGTGGTGCTGTTTCTTTGGTTCTGGTTCGCTTTACCCAAGCAGCTGTTTACCTCGCCAACCTCCTACGTGGTAGAGGCCGGGCGCGGTGAATTGTTGAGTGCATCGATAGCAGCCGACGGGCAGTGGCGTTTTCCGGCGTCTGAACGGGAGGTTCCAGAGAAATATGTGCGCTGTCTGCTTGCCTTTGAAGACAAAAGGTTTTTCAGTCACCCCGGTGTAGACATGCTAGCCATGGGCAGGGCCGTACGCCAGAACATTAAGGCTCGCGCCGTAGTTAGCGGCGGCAGTACCATTACCATGCAAGTGATCCGCTTGTCGCGGCGACAAAGCAGAACAATGCGACAGAAACTTACAGAGATGATCCTCGCGCTGCGGTTGGAGCTGCGGCATAGCAAAGCCGATATTCTGAAGCTTTACGCGGCGAACGCCCCCTTTGGCAGCAATGTGGTGGGCTTGGATGCTGCGGCATGGCGCTATTACGGTCGCCCCGCAGAACGCCTGTCCTGGGGTGAAATGGCCACCCTGGCGGTGCTGCCGAACAGTCCGTCGCTGGTCCGGCCGGGCCGCAATGCCGGCCTGCTGGTCAGAAAGCGAAACGGGCTGCTCGACAAACTTGTAGAGAGCGGGGTGGTCGACAAGGCTACAGCCGATCTTTCAAAGCTTGAACCTATTCCCGGCGCGCCTAAAGCTTTGCCCCAGCATGCTCCTCACCTGCTTAACCGCTTTAAACGGGAGTATGCATCGCTGAGTAAGGAAGGCGTAGGTACAACGAGGATCACGACGACGGTCGACTACGATTTGCAGCTTAAGCTTAACGACCTGCTGAAGCGCTATCAGAACAGGTACCGCTCGAACGGCATCAATAACATTGCAGCGCTTGTGCTTAATGTGAAACAAGGTTCTGTTGCCGCCTATGTGGGCAATATTTTTAAACCGGAGGACAAAGAGCTGGAAAGTCATGTCGATATGATTTCCGCGGCAAGAAGTCCCGGTAGCACCTTAAAGCCCCTGCTGTATGCCTGCATGCTGAGCGATGGTTTTATATTGCCTAAGACGCTGATCCCGGATATTCCGACCCAGATCAGCGGCTATTCGCCTCAAAACTACGACCTGGGTTATGATGGTGCGATTCCCGCCGATCAGGCTTTGAGTCGCTCGCTTAACATACCGGCTGTAAAAATGCTGCAAACTTACCGGTACCAGCGGTTTTACGACAAGCTAAAACAGTTTGGGCTCTCGACACTTAACCGACCGCCCGATCATTATGGCTTGTCGCTCATACTTGGCGGCAGTGAGGTAACGCTATGGGATTTGTCGGCCGCCTACTTAGGTATGGCGCGGACTTTAAATCATTTCAACGACCATAAAGGCCGCTATAATCCGCATGATTACGACGCACCGGTGTACCTGAAGAAGGCAGGCGATAAAGTCTTTGCGCGCGACAAGCGCTTAAAAGATGAGGAAACTTCGCTAAGTTCGGTAACCGATTTTGGTTCGATCTGGAATACCTTTAACGCCATGGAGGAAGTAATGCGTCCTGGCGAGGAAGGACTTTGGGAGCAGTTCTCTTCTTCACGGCGCCTGGCCTGGAAGACCGGTACGAGCTTCGGTTTTCGCGATGCCTGGGCTATAGGACTAACGCCAGATCACCTGGTTTGCATCTGGGTGGGCAATGCCGATGGTGAAGGTCGCCCCGGGCTAACGGGAATTGATGTGGCCGCCCCCGTCCTGTTTGATGTATTCAGGCAGTTGCCCGCGGGCCCCTGGTTTAAGATGCCTAAGCACATGATGAAGACGTATACGGCATGTAAGCAAAGCGGCTACAAGGCAGGCGAATATTGTACCGACCGGATGCAGATGCATGGTTCACCTGCAGGTGAAAAGACAGGGCTTTGTCCGTACCATAAGCTGGTTCACCTCGACAGGACTGGTCGCCACCGCGTGACCGATGCCTGCGAGCAGCCGGGGATAATGTTGCGCCGCCCCTGGTTTATACTGCCCCCAGCTATGGCGTATTACTATAAGAGCAAACATAGCGATTATACTGAACCTCCTGCGCTGATGCCCGGCTGCGAAGACGAGAGCAGCCAGCAAATGATGGAGATGATCTACCCTAAAAACAATGCTATGGTTTATATTCCCGTGGAGCTGGATGGCAGTCCCGGTAAACTCGTACTTGATGCCACCCACCGCTACACCAGTGCCGAGATTCATTGGCATATTGATGAGGAATACGTCGGGACGACACAACATCGCCACCAGCTTGCCCTGCAGCCCAAGCCCGGGAGGCATACGCTTACCTTGGTAGACAACAACGGTCTGCGTCTGGTACAGATTTTTACTGTACTGAACAAAGCATTATGA
- a CDS encoding 3-keto-disaccharide hydrolase, whose amino-acid sequence MKKRQLVMVAMMLAGSLSAVHAQDGKWQKLFNGKDLNGWKQLNGKAKYQVVKGEIVGTTVSNEPNSFLATEKEYGDFILELELLADNSMNSGIQVRSLSKADYQNGRVHGYQVEIDPSDRKWSGGIYDEGRRGWLYPMDINPAGQAAFKKGQWNKYRIECIGSSIRTWVNGIPAASLVDNMTLSGFIALQVHSIGKSEVPGKQIKWRNIRIQTGKLTPAEADDTYVVNMIPNDLSALEQAQGYSLLWDGKTSKGWVGAYKGTFPEKGWLIRDGELSVEKSDGGESTNGGDIVTEKLYGAFELKFDFRLTQGANSGVKYFVTLSEGNKGSAIGMEYQILDDERHPDAKLGKNGNRTLGSLYDLIASKKIPASQKKIGEWNKGLIRVYPDNRIEYWLNGFKITEFTRGTPEFLELVAGSKYKGWKDFGMAPKGRILLQDHGDRVSFRSIKIKEL is encoded by the coding sequence ATGAAAAAGAGACAGTTAGTAATGGTGGCTATGATGCTTGCAGGGAGTTTATCGGCCGTGCATGCGCAGGACGGGAAATGGCAGAAGCTTTTCAACGGGAAGGATTTAAATGGCTGGAAACAACTGAACGGGAAGGCGAAGTACCAGGTCGTAAAGGGAGAGATTGTTGGCACCACTGTTTCCAACGAACCGAACTCCTTTCTGGCAACAGAAAAAGAATATGGTGATTTTATCCTTGAACTGGAACTGCTGGCCGACAACTCCATGAATTCCGGCATACAGGTGAGGAGCTTGAGCAAGGCTGATTATCAGAATGGCCGGGTACATGGTTATCAGGTGGAAATTGATCCCTCCGATAGAAAATGGAGTGGCGGTATCTATGATGAAGGCAGACGAGGCTGGTTGTATCCGATGGACATCAATCCGGCGGGGCAGGCTGCTTTTAAAAAGGGCCAGTGGAACAAGTATAGGATTGAATGTATAGGCTCATCGATCCGCACCTGGGTTAACGGCATACCGGCCGCGAGTTTGGTCGACAATATGACCCTGTCGGGATTCATTGCCCTGCAGGTACACAGCATCGGTAAAAGCGAGGTTCCCGGCAAGCAGATCAAGTGGAGGAACATCAGGATTCAGACGGGTAAGCTGACGCCTGCGGAAGCTGATGATACTTACGTTGTGAACATGATCCCGAACGATCTTTCTGCACTGGAACAGGCTCAAGGTTACAGCCTGCTGTGGGACGGTAAGACCAGCAAAGGATGGGTTGGCGCCTATAAAGGTACTTTTCCTGAAAAAGGCTGGCTCATACGCGATGGAGAACTTAGTGTGGAGAAATCAGATGGCGGCGAGTCGACCAACGGCGGAGATATTGTTACCGAGAAGCTGTATGGTGCATTTGAGCTGAAATTCGATTTCAGGCTTACTCAGGGCGCCAATAGCGGCGTGAAATATTTTGTGACGCTCTCTGAGGGCAACAAAGGCTCAGCAATAGGTATGGAGTACCAGATTCTGGATGATGAACGGCACCCGGACGCTAAGCTGGGTAAAAACGGCAATAGAACGCTTGGTTCTTTGTATGACCTTATAGCCAGTAAAAAGATACCGGCTTCTCAAAAGAAGATCGGCGAGTGGAATAAAGGCCTGATCAGGGTATATCCTGACAACCGCATCGAGTATTGGTTGAATGGCTTCAAAATCACTGAATTTACACGCGGAACGCCCGAGTTTCTCGAGCTTGTTGCCGGTAGTAAGTACAAAGGATGGAAAGATTTTGGAATGGCACCTAAAGGCCGTATCCTTTTACAGGATCATGGCGACAGGGTTTCGTTCAGAAGTATAAAAATTAAAGAATTGTAA
- a CDS encoding Gfo/Idh/MocA family protein, whose product MEESRRTFLKQAAIAGAGTYLGTMGFSAKSYGRIIGANDRVRVGVVGFSDRFKDSLLPSFLNHHKELNFDIVAVSDLWNYRRGLGVDHLKNKFGHDITACRNNEELYALKDIDAVIISTADFQHALHTIEAVTAKCDVYCEKPFAETMADARAALKAVKASRQIVQIGSQRRSGGNYEAAAQFVKDGKFGDITMVELSWNVNQPGRWRRPALVARLKQEDTDWKRFLLNRPFEAWDPRKYLEYRLFWPYSSGMPGQWMSHQIDTVHWFTGLKHPRSVVANGGIYQWKDGRRNWDTTTAVFDYGKPNDPNNGFQVVFTSRMHNGDENPAEIYYSNGGEMNLITNMVSPKGGLRENAAKAMDMKANLLPEFKLTENVEKVAASANTGGDKLTSAHMRNWMECIRSRKETNAPVEAGYYHSIANIMTNAAARTGQKATFDEKTQEVMVGGKVFKY is encoded by the coding sequence ATGGAAGAATCCAGAAGAACATTTTTAAAACAGGCCGCTATCGCCGGTGCAGGTACATACCTGGGCACTATGGGGTTTTCGGCCAAAAGTTATGGCCGTATTATCGGGGCTAACGACCGGGTGCGTGTAGGCGTAGTAGGGTTTTCAGACCGGTTTAAGGACTCCCTCCTGCCGAGTTTTTTAAACCATCATAAAGAACTGAATTTCGACATTGTTGCCGTATCAGACCTATGGAACTATCGCCGCGGACTTGGTGTAGATCATCTTAAGAACAAGTTTGGCCACGACATTACGGCTTGTCGCAACAATGAAGAGCTGTATGCGCTAAAAGATATCGATGCGGTAATCATCAGCACGGCGGATTTTCAGCATGCTCTTCACACCATTGAGGCAGTAACGGCCAAATGCGATGTGTACTGCGAAAAGCCTTTTGCGGAAACGATGGCTGATGCCCGGGCTGCCTTGAAAGCAGTGAAGGCTTCCAGACAGATCGTACAGATCGGATCACAGCGGAGAAGTGGCGGAAACTACGAGGCAGCTGCGCAGTTTGTGAAGGATGGCAAGTTTGGAGATATTACGATGGTTGAGCTGAGCTGGAACGTGAACCAGCCGGGCCGCTGGCGCCGACCTGCCTTAGTGGCCAGACTCAAGCAGGAAGATACCGACTGGAAGCGTTTTCTGCTCAACAGACCGTTTGAAGCCTGGGATCCGAGGAAATACCTGGAGTACCGCTTATTCTGGCCGTATTCTTCAGGCATGCCTGGTCAGTGGATGTCGCACCAGATCGATACTGTACACTGGTTTACCGGACTGAAACATCCGAGAAGTGTGGTGGCCAACGGTGGTATCTATCAGTGGAAAGACGGACGCAGAAACTGGGACACGACCACAGCGGTGTTTGACTACGGCAAGCCAAACGATCCCAACAATGGTTTCCAGGTGGTGTTTACCTCGCGTATGCACAATGGCGACGAAAACCCAGCGGAAATTTACTACTCAAACGGCGGTGAGATGAACCTGATCACCAATATGGTATCGCCTAAGGGTGGTTTGAGAGAGAATGCGGCAAAGGCTATGGACATGAAAGCGAATCTGCTGCCGGAGTTTAAGCTTACCGAGAATGTAGAGAAGGTGGCTGCATCTGCAAATACGGGAGGCGACAAACTCACCTCAGCGCATATGCGCAACTGGATGGAGTGTATCAGAAGCCGTAAGGAAACCAATGCTCCGGTAGAGGCGGGTTATTACCACTCGATTGCGAATATTATGACCAACGCGGCTGCGCGGACCGGCCAGAAGGCAACCTTCGACGAGAAAACACAGGAAGTGATGGTGGGCGGCAAGGTGTTTAAATACTAA
- a CDS encoding PmoA family protein, whose product MKINLLIVLCCCAVSATARQVKVEFVPDTEQKSVKVLVDNKHFTSFIYPDNLEKPVLYPIYTAGGLVVTRGFPLKSRDGERTDHPHHVGLWLNYESVNGLDFWNNSYNIPAANKVRYGWVRNTKVEKLTGGKNEGRLSYTSNWENQAGKVLLKEQTTFVFSGRGHSRSIDRITTLIAQQDTVFFKDVKDGMIGLRVTKELEMPSDKVEEFTDSQGNITRVPASNNGANGNYLSSAGKQGNDVWGSRGNWCMLYAKKEGMPVAVSIIDHPKNPGYPTYWHARDYGLFAANPLGQSIFSNGKERLNMKLAPGQSVTFKYRVQIDEKIHPDAKALNAAADDFAKTY is encoded by the coding sequence ATGAAAATAAACCTGCTTATTGTTTTATGCTGCTGTGCGGTTTCAGCAACTGCCCGGCAAGTCAAAGTGGAATTTGTTCCGGACACGGAGCAGAAATCGGTGAAGGTTTTGGTCGACAATAAGCACTTTACGTCTTTCATCTATCCGGATAACCTGGAGAAGCCGGTATTGTATCCGATTTATACCGCTGGGGGACTGGTTGTTACCCGTGGTTTTCCGTTGAAGAGCCGCGATGGTGAACGGACCGACCATCCGCATCATGTTGGCCTGTGGCTTAACTATGAAAGTGTGAATGGTCTGGATTTCTGGAACAACTCTTATAACATTCCGGCGGCAAACAAAGTACGCTACGGCTGGGTAAGAAACACTAAAGTGGAAAAGCTTACCGGCGGTAAAAATGAAGGGCGATTAAGTTATACCTCAAATTGGGAGAATCAGGCAGGAAAGGTGTTGCTTAAAGAGCAGACGACCTTTGTGTTTTCGGGCCGGGGGCACAGCCGGAGTATAGACCGTATTACCACGCTTATCGCACAGCAGGATACCGTATTTTTTAAAGATGTTAAGGACGGTATGATTGGGCTAAGGGTAACTAAGGAGCTGGAAATGCCGTCGGACAAGGTTGAAGAGTTTACCGACAGTCAGGGTAACATTACCAGGGTGCCTGCCTCAAACAATGGTGCCAATGGGAATTATCTCAGCAGTGCAGGAAAACAGGGAAATGATGTATGGGGCAGCCGGGGCAACTGGTGTATGCTGTATGCGAAGAAAGAAGGTATGCCTGTTGCGGTTTCCATTATTGATCACCCGAAAAACCCGGGCTACCCAACCTACTGGCATGCCCGCGACTACGGCTTGTTTGCGGCAAACCCATTGGGACAAAGTATTTTTTCGAACGGTAAGGAACGGCTTAACATGAAACTCGCGCCCGGCCAGTCGGTAACGTTCAAATATCGCGTGCAGATTGATGAAAAGATACATCCCGATGCAAAGGCATTGAATGCCGCGGCAGACGATTTTGCAAAAACCTATTAA